A genome region from Natronobeatus ordinarius includes the following:
- a CDS encoding GNAT family N-acetyltransferase: MEIREATADDADVVRSIAHRSLRSSYTDFLGEETVETAVDRWYDDDAIASMIESEHALLLLVETDDGVAAFSQSEFIGDGHNVGQILWLHVDPDHRGGGTGVRLLTRTREKLFETGADEIRGVVLAENELGNEFYENQGFERIGTREIEVGDETHTENVYVESSLEPDEEWRALESVTVEDETIFVSYGEAARGSKAPFYTAYRDEDGTQRYGWFCGNCDSLDNAMDAMGRIECNACGNRRKATRWDASYL, from the coding sequence ATGGAGATCCGCGAAGCCACCGCAGACGACGCCGACGTCGTCAGGTCCATCGCCCACCGCTCGCTCCGGTCCTCATACACCGACTTTCTCGGCGAGGAGACGGTCGAGACGGCCGTCGACCGCTGGTACGACGACGACGCGATCGCCAGCATGATCGAGAGCGAACACGCCCTCCTCTTGCTCGTCGAGACGGACGACGGCGTCGCCGCTTTCTCCCAGAGCGAGTTCATCGGCGACGGCCACAACGTCGGCCAGATCCTCTGGCTGCACGTCGATCCGGACCACCGTGGTGGCGGGACGGGTGTTCGCCTGCTGACGCGCACGCGAGAAAAACTATTCGAGACGGGGGCCGACGAGATCCGCGGCGTCGTCCTCGCGGAGAACGAACTCGGCAACGAGTTCTACGAGAACCAGGGCTTCGAACGGATCGGCACCCGTGAGATCGAGGTCGGCGACGAGACCCACACCGAGAACGTCTACGTCGAAAGCTCGCTCGAGCCCGACGAGGAGTGGCGCGCGCTCGAGTCAGTGACGGTCGAGGACGAGACGATCTTCGTCAGTTACGGCGAGGCCGCCAGGGGGTCGAAAGCGCCGTTTTACACGGCCTACCGGGACGAGGACGGCACACAGCGATACGGCTGGTTCTGTGGCAACTGCGACTCGTTGGACAACGCGATGGACGCGATGGGACGAATCGAGTGTAACGCCTGTGGGAATCGGCGGAAGGCGACCCGCTGGGACGCCTCTTACCTCTGA
- the sdhC gene encoding succinate dehydrogenase, cytochrome b556 subunit, with amino-acid sequence MSQSYNRGLIEDFGRWKEFSAGMWAWIFHKFTGWMLIGYLFTHIAVLSTAIGAASGDPALIQQETDVYTTTLQGLEELLLIRILEVGLLAVAVFHILNGIRLLMVDLGIGLDSQDKSFYASLILTGIITIASVPTFLHGVGL; translated from the coding sequence ATGAGCCAGTCTTACAATCGCGGTCTCATCGAGGACTTCGGCCGCTGGAAGGAGTTCTCGGCTGGGATGTGGGCATGGATCTTCCACAAGTTCACCGGGTGGATGTTGATCGGCTACCTGTTCACTCACATCGCCGTACTGAGCACCGCCATCGGCGCGGCGAGCGGTGATCCGGCGTTGATCCAGCAGGAAACGGACGTCTACACGACCACGCTCCAGGGACTCGAGGAGCTCCTCCTGATCCGCATCCTCGAGGTCGGGCTGCTCGCAGTCGCGGTGTTTCACATCTTAAACGGCATCCGACTGCTGATGGTCGATCTCGGGATCGGACTCGACTCCCAGGATAAGAGCTTCTACGCGTCGCTGATCCTCACCGGGATCATCACGATCGCCAGCGTCCCGACGTTCCTCCACGGGGTGGGTCTCTAA
- a CDS encoding MTH1187 family thiamine-binding protein, producing the protein MTVIGFLSVAPVVENSMASEVAKAVDALEDFDVAYETTPMGTTIEAEDIGELFAAAQAAHEAVDGDRVSTLLKIDDKRTTTAGAEEKVASVERELGREPSGDAT; encoded by the coding sequence ATGACGGTCATCGGATTTCTGAGCGTCGCGCCGGTCGTCGAAAACAGCATGGCAAGTGAAGTCGCGAAGGCGGTCGACGCACTCGAGGACTTCGACGTCGCCTACGAGACGACGCCGATGGGGACGACGATCGAAGCCGAGGACATCGGCGAACTGTTCGCGGCGGCGCAGGCGGCCCACGAGGCCGTCGACGGCGATCGGGTGAGCACGCTGCTGAAGATCGACGACAAGCGAACGACGACCGCCGGTGCAGAAGAAAAGGTCGCATCGGTCGAACGAGAACTCGGTCGGGAACCGAGCGGAGACGCGACGTAA
- a CDS encoding succinylglutamate desuccinylase/aspartoacylase family protein: protein MSDDSSRDPPDDESDVFTYNGGRVDPGESANIRYGISETYLGDPIRIPVTVINGEHPGPTVFLSAAAHGDELNGIEVVREVAHDWDHSVLHGTLVCLPVMNVPGFQAQERYLPIYDRDLNRSFPGREGSTSARRMAHRIFTNFIEPCDLGVDFHTSTRGRTNMLHVRADMDRPEVARVANAFSSNVIIAGEGPSGTLRREATEAGVPTITVEMGEAHRFQRGLIDRALTGVASVLAEFGLHRESSVHWPGWRTVIDDADEKTWLRADAGGIVDMKLGRGELVREGEAICDITNPFKEEEDIVTVEAPFTGLIVGVLENPVVYPGNPLCHLVGLSEDTLLALERELASGDPIADVLE, encoded by the coding sequence ATGAGCGACGACAGTTCGCGCGACCCACCCGACGACGAGTCCGACGTCTTCACCTATAACGGCGGACGAGTCGATCCCGGCGAGTCGGCGAACATCCGATACGGAATCAGCGAGACCTACCTCGGAGACCCCATCCGAATTCCGGTCACCGTAATCAACGGCGAACACCCCGGCCCGACGGTGTTCCTCTCGGCGGCGGCCCACGGCGACGAACTCAACGGGATCGAAGTCGTTCGCGAGGTCGCCCACGACTGGGATCACTCGGTCTTACACGGCACGCTCGTCTGTCTCCCGGTGATGAACGTGCCGGGGTTTCAGGCACAGGAGCGCTACTTGCCGATCTACGACCGCGACCTCAACCGATCGTTTCCGGGCCGTGAGGGATCGACCAGCGCGCGCCGGATGGCCCACCGCATCTTCACGAACTTCATCGAACCCTGTGACCTCGGGGTCGACTTTCACACCTCTACGCGCGGACGCACGAACATGCTCCACGTCAGAGCCGACATGGACCGTCCCGAGGTCGCCCGCGTCGCCAACGCGTTCAGCTCGAACGTCATCATCGCGGGCGAAGGCCCCTCTGGAACCCTCCGGCGCGAGGCGACCGAAGCTGGCGTCCCGACGATCACCGTCGAGATGGGCGAAGCTCACCGATTTCAACGCGGGTTGATCGACCGCGCACTGACCGGCGTCGCGAGCGTCCTCGCGGAGTTCGGCCTCCACCGCGAGTCGTCGGTCCACTGGCCCGGCTGGCGAACCGTCATCGACGACGCCGACGAGAAGACCTGGCTGCGCGCCGACGCCGGCGGCATCGTCGACATGAAACTCGGCCGCGGCGAACTCGTCCGCGAGGGCGAGGCGATCTGTGACATCACCAACCCGTTCAAAGAAGAAGAGGACATCGTCACCGTCGAAGCGCCCTTTACGGGGCTGATCGTCGGCGTCCTCGAGAATCCCGTCGTCTATCCCGGCAATCCGCTGTGTCACCTCGTCGGCCTCTCCGAGGACACCCTCCTCGCCCTCGAGCGCGAACTCGCCAGTGGCGATCCGATCGCGGACGTCCTCGAGTGA
- a CDS encoding succinate dehydrogenase — protein sequence MAERYSSFAPGGTAWLLQRITAAFLVVTLAFHFFLLHFVNHAADVTFLQTQARMSDVGYFLTMVLFLIAAAFHGVNGVYNALINQGLKGTQKTVVLVVLTLAGIALVVQGIWVALAMGGWI from the coding sequence ATGGCCGAACGCTACTCCTCGTTCGCTCCGGGTGGAACGGCGTGGCTGCTCCAGCGGATCACGGCGGCGTTCCTGGTCGTCACGCTCGCGTTTCACTTCTTCCTGCTCCACTTCGTCAACCATGCAGCCGACGTCACGTTCCTGCAGACGCAGGCGAGAATGTCCGACGTCGGATACTTCCTGACGATGGTGCTGTTCCTGATCGCCGCGGCGTTCCACGGCGTCAACGGCGTCTACAACGCGCTGATCAATCAGGGACTGAAAGGCACCCAGAAGACAGTAGTGCTTGTGGTGCTTACCCTCGCTGGAATTGCACTGGTCGTCCAGGGAATCTGGGTCGCACTCGCCATGGGAGGCTGGATCTAA
- a CDS encoding HalOD1 output domain-containing protein, whose amino-acid sequence MQAEIPPSDESHGPQYDRTNDRYAFQYDADGSATITTTIVHALATVADIDVSQGEFSLYDSVDPDALERIFSPKTDGTRRTGGHVAFTALDHEIYVHANGDVFIYPPAEAPRPTSSH is encoded by the coding sequence ATGCAAGCCGAAATACCTCCCAGTGACGAATCGCACGGTCCCCAGTACGATCGGACGAACGACCGCTACGCCTTCCAGTACGACGCCGACGGAAGTGCGACCATAACGACGACGATCGTCCACGCACTCGCTACCGTCGCGGACATCGACGTCTCCCAGGGCGAGTTTTCGCTCTACGACAGCGTCGATCCCGACGCCCTCGAGCGCATCTTCAGCCCCAAGACCGACGGGACCCGACGAACGGGTGGCCACGTGGCGTTCACCGCCCTCGATCACGAGATCTACGTGCACGCGAACGGTGACGTGTTCATCTACCCGCCGGCGGAGGCGCCACGACCGACGTCGAGTCACTGA